One window of the Candidatus Chryseobacterium colombiense genome contains the following:
- a CDS encoding STAS/SEC14 domain-containing protein, which produces MITIIPEAPENVAAFNATGEVTKEDFENLVFPLVKQKVDRFHELNYLLYLDTDIDNFTIGAWFEDALLGLKNLVNWNRAAIVTDKKGIQNFTEIFSVLMPGEFKSFPKGNLYNALYWCKNGNEVEV; this is translated from the coding sequence ATGATAACAATTATTCCAGAAGCTCCTGAGAATGTTGCTGCTTTCAATGCAACCGGAGAAGTGACGAAAGAAGATTTTGAAAACCTTGTATTTCCTTTAGTAAAACAAAAAGTAGATCGTTTTCATGAACTCAATTATCTGCTTTATCTGGATACAGATATAGATAATTTTACTATAGGAGCCTGGTTTGAGGATGCGCTTTTAGGACTAAAAAATTTAGTTAACTGGAACAGGGCCGCTATTGTAACAGACAAAAAAGGAATCCAAAATTTTACGGAGATTTTCAGTGTTCTGATGCCGGGCGAATTCAAGTCTTTTCCAAAAGGAAATCTTTATAATGCTTTATACTGGTGCAAAAATGGCAATGAAGTAGAAGTATAA
- a CDS encoding FAD-binding oxidoreductase, protein MDLKSNEPFWLLKNGLVQSYPSLKSNEECEILIIGGGITGSLIAHQMIKDGHKTILIDKRELCNGSTSATTSMLQYEIDIPLYELIEQIGEKGAIGSYKACSDAIDRIEKLSKEIKSEAGFKRKESLYFASKKKDVDWLKKEFEARKNAGFKVKWLEPEEIVKRFGFENTYGGILSNQGASIDAFKFAHELFELNTRKGLKIFDKTEMVKVEYHKGFNIVTVDSGFTIKAKKIIYCIGYESKDLIKENFVDLKSTYAIVSEITQEKYKNIDNMLVWNTDEPYMYMRTTDDGRLLIGGGDEDFYDAKKRDALLNKKEKEILKTLKKIKPDYKFYTDFVWAGTFGETKDGLPYIGTHEKFKNSYFVLGFGGNGITFSVIGMEMTSLFLKGKKHQLSKYFQFKR, encoded by the coding sequence GTGGACCTTAAATCAAACGAACCATTCTGGCTTTTAAAAAACGGACTTGTACAATCATATCCTTCATTGAAATCGAATGAAGAATGCGAAATTTTAATTATCGGAGGAGGAATTACCGGAAGTTTAATTGCCCATCAAATGATAAAAGATGGTCACAAAACTATCCTTATCGATAAACGTGAATTATGCAACGGAAGTACTTCTGCAACCACCTCAATGCTGCAATATGAAATTGATATTCCTCTTTATGAACTGATTGAACAAATAGGAGAGAAGGGTGCTATAGGAAGCTATAAAGCCTGCTCTGATGCTATTGACAGGATTGAAAAGTTATCTAAAGAAATTAAATCTGAGGCTGGATTTAAAAGAAAGGAATCGCTGTATTTTGCTTCAAAAAAGAAAGATGTAGATTGGTTAAAAAAAGAATTTGAAGCCAGAAAAAATGCGGGTTTCAAAGTTAAATGGCTAGAACCTGAAGAGATTGTAAAAAGATTTGGTTTCGAAAATACCTATGGCGGAATTTTATCCAATCAGGGCGCAAGTATTGATGCCTTTAAATTTGCCCACGAATTATTTGAACTCAATACACGAAAAGGACTGAAGATTTTTGATAAAACAGAAATGGTGAAGGTGGAATATCATAAAGGTTTCAATATTGTCACTGTAGATTCAGGTTTTACAATTAAAGCAAAGAAAATAATCTATTGTATTGGCTATGAAAGCAAAGATTTGATCAAAGAAAATTTTGTGGATCTGAAAAGTACTTATGCTATTGTTTCGGAAATTACTCAGGAAAAATATAAAAATATCGACAATATGCTGGTTTGGAATACCGATGAACCTTATATGTATATGCGAACAACGGATGATGGCAGATTGCTGATCGGTGGAGGTGATGAGGATTTTTATGATGCCAAAAAAAGGGATGCCCTTTTAAACAAAAAAGAAAAAGAAATTCTTAAAACCTTAAAGAAAATAAAACCTGATTATAAGTTTTATACCGATTTTGTTTGGGCAGGGACTTTCGGAGAAACAAAAGACGGACTTCCGTATATCGGAACGCATGAAAAGTTTAAAAATTCCTACTTCGTTCTTGGTTTTGGGGGTAACGGAATTACTTTTTCTGTAATAGGAATGGAGATGACTTCGTTATTTCTGAAAGGTAAAAAGCATCAGCTTTCAAAATATTTTCAATTTAAAAGATAG
- a CDS encoding VWA domain-containing protein encodes MTTKILTLILGAVFLSPNISNRICENKTTDRKEHQSLVQTKPYDAILKENKIQVALLLDTSNSMDGLIDQAKSRLWNIVNTLTTLKYNGKAPQVEIALYEYGNDGLKDENYIRQVAPLTQDLDLISEKLFALRTNGGSEYCGAVIRDAALNLNWDGNEKSMKLIYIVGNESFDQGKINYKDVISSVKRKNIYTNTIFCGDRNEGIQTFWQNGALLGGGKYFNIDSNRKVIYIETPYDIRISECNTKLNDTYIYYGSHGSEYKVKQAAQDRNAEAQSVSNAVERTVAKSKKNAYKNDHWDLVDRAEKDANFMSSVKEEELPKELKGKSKEEITKAVAAKSAEREKIQKEIEELSKKRQNYIDEEMKKRGSSGSDDLGKAIEKSVLELTKKNGYSL; translated from the coding sequence ATGACTACAAAAATTTTAACACTCATATTGGGCGCTGTTTTTTTAAGTCCCAATATATCCAATCGAATTTGCGAAAATAAAACTACCGATAGAAAAGAACATCAAAGTCTTGTACAAACAAAACCTTATGATGCTATTTTGAAAGAAAATAAAATTCAGGTTGCACTACTTCTGGACACTTCCAACAGTATGGACGGACTGATCGACCAGGCAAAATCCCGACTTTGGAATATCGTGAATACTTTAACTACCTTAAAATATAACGGAAAAGCTCCGCAAGTGGAAATTGCTTTGTATGAATATGGAAATGACGGACTGAAAGATGAAAATTATATCCGGCAGGTTGCTCCGTTGACGCAAGACCTGGATTTAATCTCGGAAAAGCTTTTTGCCCTAAGAACGAATGGCGGAAGTGAATATTGCGGAGCTGTTATTCGTGATGCAGCCCTTAATCTGAACTGGGACGGAAACGAGAAAAGCATGAAGCTGATCTATATTGTCGGAAATGAGTCTTTTGATCAGGGAAAAATTAATTATAAAGATGTGATCTCAAGTGTCAAAAGAAAGAATATTTATACGAATACCATCTTTTGTGGTGACAGAAATGAAGGCATCCAGACTTTCTGGCAAAACGGGGCTTTACTCGGAGGCGGAAAATATTTTAACATCGACAGCAACAGAAAAGTGATTTATATTGAAACACCTTATGATATAAGGATTTCTGAATGTAATACAAAACTGAACGATACATATATCTATTACGGAAGTCATGGTTCAGAATATAAGGTAAAACAGGCTGCACAGGACAGAAATGCAGAAGCTCAGTCTGTTTCTAACGCCGTGGAAAGAACCGTTGCCAAATCTAAGAAAAATGCTTACAAAAACGATCACTGGGATTTGGTGGACCGTGCCGAAAAAGACGCTAATTTCATGTCATCGGTAAAAGAAGAAGAACTTCCGAAAGAGCTCAAAGGTAAGAGCAAAGAAGAAATCACAAAAGCGGTTGCCGCAAAATCTGCCGAACGTGAAAAAATTCAGAAAGAAATTGAAGAATTGTCTAAGAAGCGCCAGAATTACATTGATGAAGAAATGAAAAAAAGAGGAAGCTCAGGTTCTGATGACCTTGGAAAAGCGATAGAAAAGTCGGTTCTTGAGCTGACAAAGAAAAACGGATATAGTTTATAA
- a CDS encoding DUF4139 domain-containing protein — protein sequence MRYFLILLIFFVSIFKSQEIKKEIDVKQATVFLQGAKVFGSTNVSLQKGRNTVRIINLPNDLDENTYKINLDKNTTLLSITPQTAALKNGELSESDKKLDFEKKKIQRQADLLNIKINTLEGEKKIINDNLKISTNDRETPQKQLAKLTEFYRKRMLEIDNEVFLLSEQKNIFNENVEKINQKFAETQNHQNTNTKELLLEILTENEINLNLGLSYIVSNAGWIPSYDLRAESVKNPLEIVYKGKIYQKTGQDWNNIKLFVSTYRPSYNQNRPILSPLYVAEYSPYNSQSETKDYQLKASTVNMNSYQMREQAAKPSQIPVATVSESQMNILYELKYSQNIISQEREQYVILDKKQIDATYKYHTVPKLSNQVFLMAFVKNWQNLNLISGEANIYFEDNYIGKITITSNYIKDEFPISLGADERIVVKRTKFEDKMSQKTNTSNKSETEKYQIDIRNNTKESINLEILDQLPISENSKILVKATDINGGNYDDKTGSLLWNRTIISGGSEKINFSYEIKYPKDLQIQYYTR from the coding sequence ATGAGATACTTTTTAATACTTCTTATATTCTTTGTTTCTATTTTTAAGTCACAGGAAATAAAGAAAGAGATCGATGTAAAACAAGCAACTGTATTTTTGCAAGGCGCCAAAGTTTTTGGAAGTACCAACGTAAGCCTTCAAAAAGGAAGAAATACGGTGAGGATAATCAATCTTCCCAATGATCTTGATGAAAATACATATAAAATCAATCTTGACAAGAACACTACCCTTCTTTCCATCACTCCACAAACAGCTGCTTTAAAAAACGGAGAATTGTCTGAAAGTGACAAGAAACTTGATTTTGAAAAAAAGAAAATCCAAAGACAGGCAGATCTGCTAAATATTAAAATTAATACGCTCGAAGGCGAAAAGAAAATTATTAATGATAATCTGAAAATTTCAACTAATGACAGGGAAACTCCTCAAAAACAACTGGCAAAGCTTACTGAATTTTACAGAAAAAGAATGCTTGAAATTGATAATGAAGTTTTTCTTCTCAGCGAACAGAAAAATATATTCAATGAAAATGTTGAAAAAATCAATCAGAAATTTGCAGAAACCCAGAATCATCAAAATACAAATACCAAGGAGCTTTTGCTGGAAATATTAACCGAAAATGAAATTAATCTAAACCTTGGGTTAAGTTATATTGTTTCCAATGCAGGATGGATTCCTTCTTATGATCTTAGAGCAGAATCTGTAAAAAATCCGTTAGAAATTGTTTATAAAGGAAAAATTTATCAGAAAACAGGTCAGGATTGGAATAATATAAAACTTTTTGTATCAACGTACAGACCTTCATATAATCAAAACCGACCTATTCTGTCACCGCTTTATGTAGCAGAATATTCCCCTTATAATTCTCAGTCCGAAACAAAAGATTATCAGCTAAAAGCATCTACCGTAAATATGAATTCTTACCAAATGAGAGAGCAAGCTGCAAAACCAAGCCAGATTCCGGTGGCAACCGTTTCCGAAAGCCAGATGAATATTTTGTATGAATTAAAATACAGCCAGAATATTATAAGCCAAGAAAGAGAACAATATGTAATTCTCGATAAAAAGCAAATAGATGCCACTTACAAATACCACACAGTTCCCAAACTCAGCAACCAGGTTTTCCTGATGGCTTTTGTTAAAAACTGGCAGAATCTTAATCTTATTTCAGGGGAAGCGAACATCTATTTTGAAGATAATTATATTGGTAAAATTACCATCACAAGCAATTATATAAAAGATGAATTCCCGATTTCTTTAGGTGCAGATGAAAGAATTGTCGTAAAAAGGACAAAATTTGAAGATAAAATGTCACAGAAGACCAATACTTCTAATAAATCAGAAACGGAAAAATATCAGATTGATATTAGAAATAATACCAAAGAAAGTATCAATCTTGAAATTCTCGATCAGCTTCCTATCAGTGAAAATTCTAAAATTTTGGTAAAAGCAACAGACATTAATGGAGGAAATTATGATGATAAGACCGGAAGCCTGCTCTGGAACAGAACAATTATTAGCGGAGGTTCAGAGAAAATAAATTTCTCTTATGAAATAAAATATCCAAAGGATCTACAAATACAATACTACACCAGATAA
- a CDS encoding SIMPL domain-containing protein: MRLKHFLLIGFFTVASFANAQEVKKNAIEVTGVAEMEVEPDEIIFSIGIKGDNKNDLATNEKKLFEILKNNGVKNEDIKFKSMYQNIYLKKTFTKSFQFKVDRKTDMGNLFENLNQKWVSNISIAEIKNTKIADFRKTVKINALKAAKEKADYLLESMNKKTGAPLEIVEIEDYTSDTVIPAAYKSARVSNIQLEAADTGIDYSFENIENIKLKYSIKTKYEIL; the protein is encoded by the coding sequence ATGAGACTTAAACATTTTTTATTGATCGGATTCTTTACAGTAGCAAGTTTTGCCAATGCACAGGAAGTAAAGAAAAATGCCATTGAAGTAACCGGAGTTGCAGAAATGGAAGTAGAACCGGATGAGATCATCTTCAGTATCGGAATAAAAGGCGATAACAAGAATGATCTTGCCACCAACGAAAAAAAACTATTTGAAATCCTGAAAAACAACGGGGTAAAAAACGAAGACATCAAATTTAAATCGATGTATCAGAATATTTATCTTAAAAAGACTTTTACGAAAAGTTTTCAGTTTAAAGTGGACAGGAAAACTGACATGGGCAATCTGTTTGAAAACCTTAATCAAAAGTGGGTAAGCAACATCAGCATTGCCGAAATTAAAAACACAAAGATTGCAGATTTCAGAAAAACGGTAAAGATCAATGCCTTAAAAGCGGCCAAAGAAAAAGCAGATTATTTACTGGAAAGCATGAACAAAAAAACAGGAGCACCTCTTGAAATCGTAGAAATTGAAGATTATACCAGCGATACAGTTATTCCTGCTGCTTATAAATCTGCAAGGGTAAGCAATATACAACTGGAAGCCGCAGATACAGGAATCGATTATTCTTTTGAGAATATCGAAAATATCAAGCTGAAATACAGCATCAAAACGAAATACGAAATTCTTTAG